The proteins below are encoded in one region of Fervidicoccaceae archaeon:
- a CDS encoding glycosyltransferase: MSGEEKSTELSVIIPTYNEAENIPVLLRRLKRALESSSVGDKYEVIIVDDSSPDGTAKVAEETARKESIEDKVRVIVRPGRLGLSTAVLEGVKLARGKYLVVMDADLQHPQRRSRRSTRGWSTVPT; this comes from the coding sequence GTGAGCGGCGAGGAGAAAAGCACGGAGCTCTCCGTGATAATCCCGACGTACAACGAGGCAGAGAACATCCCCGTTCTCTTGAGGAGGCTGAAGAGAGCTCTGGAGTCCTCGAGCGTTGGGGATAAGTACGAGGTGATAATAGTAGACGACAGCAGCCCCGACGGTACTGCTAAGGTGGCCGAGGAGACGGCCAGGAAAGAGAGCATAGAAGATAAAGTTAGGGTGATCGTGAGGCCGGGCAGACTGGGTCTCTCCACGGCGGTGCTCGAGGGGGTCAAGCTAGCTCGAGGCAAGTACCTCGTCGTCATGGATGCCGACCTCCAGCACCCCCAGAGAAGGTCCCGGAGATCTACTCGAGGCTGGTCGACGGTGCCGACCTAG
- a CDS encoding uracil-DNA glycosylase, translating into MSAAEELERLAREIASCSRCALSASRRRAVPGEGPPRAALMIVGEAPGRDEDASGRPFVGRAGRLLTSLLEEVNLKREEAYVTNVVKCRPPGNRAPRRDEVSACAPYLKRQISLVAPRLVLALGALASSSILAMGGETKLAAAKLSELRGKIFRLEIGGLSIALMPTYHPAAALRNPRLLGALRADLARLSEIAAAGSLSA; encoded by the coding sequence TTGAGCGCGGCTGAGGAGCTAGAGCGCCTGGCGAGGGAGATCGCGTCCTGCTCGCGCTGCGCGCTGAGCGCGAGCAGGCGGAGGGCCGTGCCGGGAGAGGGGCCTCCGAGAGCCGCTCTGATGATAGTGGGCGAGGCCCCGGGCCGAGATGAGGACGCGTCGGGTAGGCCTTTCGTTGGGAGAGCCGGCAGGCTTCTGACCTCTCTGCTCGAGGAGGTCAACCTGAAGAGAGAAGAGGCCTACGTGACGAATGTCGTCAAGTGCAGGCCCCCGGGCAACAGAGCGCCTCGCCGCGACGAGGTCTCGGCCTGCGCTCCTTATTTGAAGAGGCAGATATCGCTGGTGGCCCCGAGGCTCGTTCTCGCTCTAGGGGCGCTGGCCTCCTCGAGCATCCTCGCGATGGGGGGAGAGACCAAGCTCGCTGCGGCTAAGCTGAGCGAGCTGAGGGGGAAGATTTTCCGCCTCGAGATCGGGGGCCTGAGCATTGCTCTCATGCCCACGTATCACCCCGCGGCCGCTCTCAGGAATCCGAGGCTCTTGGGGGCTCTTAGAGCAGACCTGGCTAGGCTCTCGGAGATAGCCGCTGCAGGATCGCTATCGGCTTGA
- a CDS encoding RIO1 family regulatory kinase/ATPase yields MVLLGKLYRSLDEEALRVLLAVERSSRGREYAPVELVGKISGIPPRRLDALLEALVAKKMLARRVGQFVGYRLSFLGLDMLALDDLVKREALAAVGERIGVGKESDVYEALDSSGSRVILKLYRIGRTSFRRTARVRAYALERELADWLEESKLAAEREFAALSKLSPRTRFVPKPIARSRHALVTEFVEGLELYRVKALEKPREVLEGVLEVVRVAFLDVGIVHGDLSEYNVLVAYPDERPLVIDWPQYIYREHPGARDALERDVRYLSRFFEKRFGVEFDWKSFLSELLGAARGSSGRVEDDLGRSDQEPLYP; encoded by the coding sequence TTGGTACTGCTGGGGAAGCTCTACAGGTCGCTGGACGAGGAGGCCCTGCGAGTCCTCCTCGCGGTCGAGAGGTCGTCGAGAGGGCGCGAGTACGCTCCGGTGGAGCTCGTGGGGAAGATCTCGGGGATTCCCCCGAGGAGGCTCGACGCTCTGCTCGAAGCTCTAGTGGCTAAGAAGATGCTCGCGAGGAGAGTGGGGCAGTTCGTCGGCTATAGGCTCTCGTTCCTCGGCCTCGACATGCTAGCGTTAGACGACTTAGTGAAGAGAGAAGCTCTGGCGGCGGTCGGAGAGAGGATAGGCGTCGGGAAGGAGAGCGACGTCTACGAGGCCCTGGACTCCTCGGGCTCTAGGGTGATCCTTAAGCTCTATAGAATAGGGAGGACGAGCTTCAGGAGGACGGCGAGAGTCAGAGCTTACGCCCTAGAGCGCGAGCTCGCCGACTGGCTGGAAGAATCCAAGCTAGCCGCCGAGAGGGAATTCGCGGCTCTCTCGAAGCTGTCCCCCAGGACGCGCTTCGTCCCCAAGCCCATCGCTCGGAGCCGTCATGCGCTGGTCACGGAGTTCGTCGAAGGGCTGGAACTCTATAGAGTTAAGGCTCTCGAGAAGCCGCGCGAGGTCCTCGAGGGCGTGCTGGAGGTCGTGAGGGTGGCGTTCCTCGACGTGGGGATAGTGCACGGGGACCTGAGCGAGTACAACGTGCTCGTGGCATACCCGGACGAGAGGCCCCTCGTGATAGATTGGCCCCAATACATCTACCGAGAGCACCCGGGAGCGCGAGATGCCCTGGAGAGGGACGTGAGATACTTGTCGAGGTTCTTCGAGAAGAGGTTCGGCGTCGAGTTCGACTGGAAGAGCTTTTTGAGCGAGCTTCTCGGAGCGGCTCGCGGCTCCTCGGGAAGAGTTGAGGACGATCTCGGGCGCTCAGATCAAGAGCCTCTTTATCCTTGA
- a CDS encoding PAC2 family protein, whose amino-acid sequence MRRGAVRLLLFDESWMGPGYRAIVGYKGFGAVGLIALLHLVESLGMERVGVVATSGGPEYAFRDERGIAYPFEVYVERERRLLALVSRELPARPVRAEYVWRITRLARRAGAEVLLAVGGLDSRYKQSPSDQARWVANRHYRGPLPPDPELERGLMVVGPLALQLMFSEALAIPTLAILPYARADAPDPAAAAVAVLRLNSLLGLDVAVEPLLAEAARIQAELSRLEEELGRAGRGEERPYIQLSFGGDLDSPSRPTPITIALLVVAWLSISSSSVLVLASGATALQAAFWRTALSSLALLALAPVLGGRPPLSPRAVLAGALLGLHFLTWMRSLFLIPVALSTSIVVWYPAISALIDRALLSERLERRQLAGLGIAGLGTLLLLAPLLSLGSSREQLEGAALAALGAALAAGYFSLGRAARVGGESLWSYATTAYLSASATLLLYSAASGESLTPPESSWPFLLALAAVPMFGGHTVMNYLLKHARTVSVTSIALGEPAGASLLALIALGQAPPRTAALGVPLTALGLALVVGAERKSSSRPSANIEGAGVPEPGQRGRT is encoded by the coding sequence TTGAGGCGCGGAGCGGTCAGGCTCCTCCTCTTCGACGAGAGCTGGATGGGGCCCGGCTACAGAGCGATCGTCGGCTACAAGGGCTTCGGGGCGGTCGGACTGATAGCTCTCCTCCACCTCGTAGAGAGCCTCGGCATGGAGAGAGTAGGCGTGGTGGCGACCAGCGGAGGTCCCGAGTACGCGTTCAGAGACGAGAGAGGCATAGCCTACCCCTTCGAGGTATACGTCGAGAGAGAAAGGAGGCTCCTAGCTCTCGTCTCGAGAGAGTTGCCGGCCAGGCCCGTGAGAGCGGAGTACGTCTGGAGGATCACGAGGCTCGCGAGGAGAGCGGGGGCCGAGGTCCTCCTCGCTGTCGGGGGGCTCGATAGTAGATACAAGCAAAGCCCGAGCGACCAAGCCAGGTGGGTCGCCAACAGACACTACCGAGGCCCGCTGCCCCCCGACCCGGAGCTCGAGAGAGGACTCATGGTGGTGGGCCCTCTAGCCCTCCAGCTGATGTTCTCCGAGGCTCTGGCGATCCCCACCCTTGCGATCCTGCCCTACGCTAGAGCGGACGCTCCCGACCCGGCCGCCGCGGCTGTCGCCGTGCTTAGGCTCAATAGTCTTCTCGGACTCGACGTGGCGGTCGAGCCCCTCCTGGCCGAGGCCGCTAGGATCCAGGCGGAGCTCAGCAGATTGGAGGAGGAGCTCGGCAGAGCGGGGAGAGGCGAAGAGAGGCCCTACATACAGCTTAGCTTTGGAGGCGATCTCGACTCGCCTTCCAGGCCGACGCCGATCACGATAGCTCTGCTGGTCGTGGCCTGGCTCAGCATAAGCTCATCGTCTGTCCTCGTCCTAGCGTCCGGCGCCACGGCCCTCCAAGCTGCCTTCTGGAGGACGGCTCTGTCCTCGCTCGCTCTACTGGCCCTGGCGCCGGTCCTCGGGGGGAGGCCCCCTCTCAGCCCTCGCGCCGTTTTGGCCGGAGCGCTCCTCGGCCTCCACTTCTTGACCTGGATGCGCAGCCTTTTCTTGATCCCCGTGGCTCTCAGCACGTCCATAGTCGTCTGGTACCCCGCCATATCTGCCCTGATAGATAGAGCCCTTCTGAGCGAGAGGCTCGAGAGGAGGCAGCTCGCGGGCCTCGGGATAGCCGGCCTAGGGACTCTGCTGCTGCTCGCCCCGCTCCTGAGCCTCGGCTCCTCCCGCGAGCAGCTGGAAGGAGCCGCCCTCGCCGCGCTCGGGGCGGCGCTGGCGGCCGGATACTTCAGCTTGGGCAGAGCGGCCAGAGTCGGCGGGGAGAGCCTGTGGAGCTACGCGACCACGGCTTACCTCTCGGCATCAGCGACGCTGCTGCTCTACTCCGCGGCCTCCGGGGAGAGCCTCACGCCGCCGGAGAGCTCGTGGCCCTTTCTATTGGCTCTGGCGGCGGTGCCCATGTTCGGAGGCCACACGGTCATGAACTATCTCCTCAAGCACGCGAGGACCGTCTCGGTGACGTCGATCGCCCTCGGCGAGCCGGCCGGGGCATCGCTCTTAGCCTTGATAGCTCTGGGCCAGGCGCCTCCTCGAACGGCCGCGCTCGGGGTCCCCCTCACGGCGCTGGGCCTGGCGCTGGTCGTCGGGGCGGAGCGGAAAAGCTCAAGTCGCCCGAGCGCGAATATCGAGGGGGCGGGGGTGCCCGAGCCGGGACAAAGGGGGCGGACTTAA
- a CDS encoding ATP-binding cassette domain-containing protein produces MGLALRVEGLWFRYPGGPWVLRGASMALGEGEIALIAGGSGSGKTTLARAITGSGVEVYGGEMRGVVEVGGVNPLAHRGRISELVQVVSQNPWAHFAEHVVGEDLLAYAEELYGPSEGSRRLEEALELVGAESLVDKLVSELSGGQLRRAAIAKALLSDPELLILDEPMMWLDEEGEAQVIEVVERLKASGRSVLILEHRYAPLTRIVDRSYAMEGGRIEEFEPRVPAARARGPRERRGPGEVVLRARGLRFRYSRRGPWVLEGVDLDVEMGELVAVYGRNGSGKSTLLKLLAGYLKPTSGSVERRGRAFYVPQIPYLLFSEETVEGEIEALCPPRSECAERGAELARTLAGLDGLDSSPFSLSWGQQVRLAVALALASRASILLMDEPFSGLPYSDRLELSSILRSAPAAKIVSAASRESLEILEPDRALELSGGRLREVDLA; encoded by the coding sequence TTGGGCCTCGCTCTGAGAGTCGAGGGCCTCTGGTTCAGGTACCCCGGGGGCCCGTGGGTTCTCAGAGGAGCGTCGATGGCCCTCGGCGAGGGCGAGATAGCGCTGATCGCCGGGGGCAGCGGCTCCGGGAAGACCACGCTGGCCAGGGCGATAACGGGCTCCGGGGTCGAGGTCTACGGGGGGGAGATGAGGGGGGTGGTCGAGGTGGGGGGAGTCAATCCCCTCGCCCATCGAGGCAGGATATCCGAGCTGGTCCAGGTCGTGAGCCAGAACCCCTGGGCGCACTTCGCCGAGCACGTGGTGGGGGAGGACCTCCTGGCGTACGCCGAGGAGCTCTACGGGCCGAGCGAGGGGTCGAGGAGGCTCGAGGAGGCCCTGGAGCTCGTCGGGGCCGAGAGCCTGGTCGACAAGCTGGTCTCGGAGCTCTCGGGGGGTCAGCTGAGGAGAGCCGCCATCGCCAAGGCCCTCCTCAGCGACCCCGAGCTGCTGATATTGGACGAGCCCATGATGTGGCTCGACGAGGAGGGGGAGGCCCAGGTGATCGAGGTCGTCGAGAGGCTCAAGGCATCGGGGAGGTCTGTCCTGATACTGGAGCACAGATACGCCCCCCTGACGAGGATCGTCGACAGGAGCTACGCAATGGAGGGCGGGAGGATCGAGGAGTTCGAGCCGAGGGTCCCCGCCGCGAGAGCTCGCGGGCCGCGCGAGCGCCGAGGGCCCGGCGAGGTCGTGCTGAGGGCGAGGGGGCTGAGGTTCAGGTACTCTAGGAGGGGCCCCTGGGTCCTGGAGGGGGTGGACCTCGACGTCGAGATGGGGGAGCTCGTGGCCGTGTACGGGAGGAACGGCAGCGGGAAGTCCACGCTCTTGAAGCTCCTGGCCGGCTACCTGAAGCCTACGAGCGGATCCGTGGAGAGGAGGGGGAGGGCGTTCTACGTTCCTCAGATCCCCTATCTCCTCTTCTCCGAGGAGACCGTCGAGGGGGAGATCGAGGCTCTCTGCCCACCGAGGTCGGAGTGCGCCGAGAGGGGGGCCGAGCTCGCGAGGACTCTGGCGGGCCTAGACGGCCTCGACTCCTCCCCCTTCTCTTTATCGTGGGGGCAGCAGGTCAGGCTGGCCGTGGCCCTAGCCCTCGCGTCGAGGGCCTCGATACTCCTCATGGACGAGCCCTTCTCGGGCCTCCCCTACTCAGATAGGCTGGAGCTCTCCTCGATCCTCCGCTCCGCCCCCGCCGCGAAGATAGTCAGCGCCGCGAGCAGGGAGTCCCTCGAGATCCTGGAGCCCGATAGAGCCCTAGAGCTGAGCGGGGGGAGGCTGAGGGAGGTCGACCTCGCTTGA
- a CDS encoding carboxypeptidase regulatory-like domain-containing protein, giving the protein MRRELGVIALLALTALLLAPAALALTAAPSKQTYYPGETLRVAGAATPNAIVSIVVEGPTGLVALDQVTAGADGAFAKDVMRFPTTPTATVPLGTYKVTVKDTATGEEVSFSVEFATPFATLRGNVVDAAGNPIAGATITVTRDGILVASAISGADGGFSVELKEIGTYVVTASAPGYVSVSKTVKVDALPATLSVVLTLEKPRLEIASITLLKDGKPLAGVAREGDKLTIMAVVTYGGTPIGDATAKAYLTSPIREAAGLPPISIDLAYSAADKAYLGTASLPVTGVDSIYTVSVEATRAAESAEAKADFIVLTPAPTVAQIVALNATIASLQVQLEALSESLAALNATVNALQAAGVEQAKAINASIADLKSKVDAISGQVSSLAKSVDALQNLSGTVSDLQKTVGDLQKTVSSLSASVGELKGAKGLAQAAVAVGVIALIIAVVALIFIYRKISA; this is encoded by the coding sequence ATGAGGAGAGAGCTAGGAGTCATCGCGCTATTGGCTCTGACGGCTCTGCTGCTAGCCCCCGCCGCTCTGGCCCTCACGGCCGCCCCGAGCAAGCAAACGTACTATCCCGGCGAGACCTTGAGGGTCGCGGGCGCGGCCACGCCCAACGCCATAGTCTCGATAGTCGTCGAGGGCCCGACGGGCCTCGTCGCGTTAGACCAAGTGACCGCCGGAGCCGACGGCGCCTTCGCCAAGGACGTGATGAGGTTCCCGACGACGCCGACAGCCACGGTGCCTTTGGGAACTTACAAGGTAACGGTCAAGGACACGGCCACGGGAGAAGAGGTCAGCTTCAGCGTCGAGTTCGCCACCCCCTTCGCCACGCTGAGAGGCAATGTCGTCGACGCGGCCGGGAATCCGATAGCGGGAGCGACGATAACGGTCACGAGGGACGGGATCCTCGTGGCCTCCGCGATCAGCGGAGCAGATGGCGGGTTCTCCGTAGAGCTGAAGGAGATCGGGACTTACGTCGTGACGGCCAGCGCCCCCGGCTACGTCAGCGTCAGCAAGACCGTGAAGGTCGACGCTCTCCCGGCCACGCTCAGCGTGGTCTTGACGCTCGAGAAGCCCAGGCTGGAGATCGCCTCGATAACTCTGCTGAAGGACGGGAAGCCTCTAGCCGGAGTGGCGAGAGAGGGCGATAAGCTGACGATAATGGCCGTCGTGACGTACGGAGGGACCCCGATCGGGGACGCGACGGCCAAGGCCTACTTGACCAGCCCTATAAGAGAGGCCGCTGGGCTCCCGCCGATATCGATCGACCTAGCCTACAGCGCCGCCGATAAGGCGTACCTAGGCACGGCGAGCCTGCCGGTCACCGGCGTCGACAGCATCTACACCGTGTCGGTCGAGGCGACGAGGGCGGCGGAGTCGGCCGAGGCCAAGGCCGACTTCATCGTGCTGACCCCCGCCCCCACGGTGGCTCAGATCGTGGCTCTCAACGCGACCATAGCCTCTCTCCAGGTCCAACTCGAGGCCCTCTCCGAGAGCCTAGCGGCCCTCAACGCCACGGTAAACGCGCTGCAGGCCGCCGGGGTAGAGCAGGCCAAAGCCATCAACGCCTCGATAGCCGACCTAAAGTCCAAGGTCGACGCGATCTCCGGGCAGGTGAGCTCGCTGGCTAAGAGCGTCGACGCTCTGCAGAACCTCAGCGGGACGGTCTCGGATCTCCAGAAGACCGTCGGCGATCTCCAGAAGACCGTGAGCAGCCTGAGCGCCAGCGTCGGCGAGCTGAAAGGGGCCAAGGGCCTGGCTCAAGCCGCCGTGGCCGTGGGCGTAATAGCGCTGATAATCGCTGTAGTCGCCCTGATCTTCATCTACAGGAAAATATCCGCTTGA
- a CDS encoding metalloregulator ArsR/SmtB family transcription factor, producing the protein MSEEIGVEATTKPGIQEENGILIVSGEEYVLRVTSALSNPTRLKILKYVSQKEADVGEIADHIKQSKANASAQIKKLEEAGLIKTFYRPGQRGVKKSCHSKIREIRIKLL; encoded by the coding sequence ATGTCAGAGGAAATTGGGGTTGAAGCTACCACTAAGCCCGGCATACAAGAAGAAAACGGGATATTGATCGTATCCGGGGAAGAATACGTGTTGCGCGTGACGAGCGCTCTCTCTAATCCGACCAGACTTAAGATCCTCAAGTACGTATCTCAGAAGGAGGCGGACGTCGGCGAGATAGCTGATCACATAAAGCAGAGCAAGGCCAACGCGAGCGCTCAAATAAAGAAGCTCGAAGAGGCCGGGCTCATCAAGACGTTCTATAGACCCGGGCAGAGAGGGGTCAAGAAGAGCTGCCACTCGAAGATACGCGAAATAAGGATAAAGCTGCTGTGA
- the rqcH gene encoding ribosome rescue protein RqcH encodes MSEQIAFAPKKSMTALDLACWLRENKSFLEGSIVKNVHRVKGMEALIFRLHRAKGDLVVEPSARIHWARLAYPRERTLDQFVQGLRKRVRGARLVGAEQLGFDRILALRLSSGSTLVLELLPRGVVAVLDEAGRILHASEYAKMRDRAIERGAEYKPPPGARRAPPTIEECRAAALAEGPARLSRALSLPGELVEEAMFRGGERGICEALRSLFEEAEEGRGYLAASPGGSLVYFAPFRPRRLESAGLEVRVLDSFSEAVEEYFSSLDRARLVELSSREAEREAARLRAALERETESMRRYEREAEEAKSEAELILAAREELERALECVRRTRESSGWSEVVESCLGVKRAEPSRGLVWVDVGGKVLELAVHRSLREQIEERFERYKKLKRKAESAREKLAELERKIREVVERGEVERVEARAAARVRRWYERFNWSFTRRGLLVIAGRNAQQNEAIVRRHLSERDVFLHADVHGAAATVLKLGASEEPSDEDLLDAARIAACYSKAWSAGYAAVDVFWVRGEQVSKSPPSGEYLPRGSFMVYGQRNYVRGVPLELAVGVEELEDWGARYIVGSPDSVAARGRLVALLVPGESPPIDVAEKIAETLRSRGIAHPPPEELALLIPGRSRIKRLLI; translated from the coding sequence TTGAGCGAGCAGATCGCCTTCGCACCCAAGAAGAGCATGACGGCGCTCGACCTAGCGTGCTGGTTGAGAGAAAATAAGAGTTTCCTCGAAGGCTCCATCGTCAAGAACGTCCACAGAGTCAAGGGCATGGAGGCGCTCATCTTTAGGCTCCACAGGGCTAAAGGGGATCTCGTGGTGGAGCCCTCCGCCAGGATCCACTGGGCTCGCCTCGCGTACCCGAGAGAGCGCACTCTCGATCAATTCGTGCAGGGGCTCAGGAAGCGCGTGCGCGGCGCCAGGCTCGTCGGCGCGGAGCAGTTGGGCTTCGACAGGATCCTCGCGCTCAGGTTAAGCAGCGGCAGCACGTTAGTGCTCGAGCTGCTTCCGAGGGGGGTCGTGGCGGTCCTGGACGAAGCGGGCAGGATTCTGCACGCGAGCGAGTACGCGAAGATGAGGGACAGAGCCATAGAGAGAGGCGCCGAGTACAAGCCCCCTCCCGGAGCTCGAAGAGCCCCCCCAACGATCGAGGAGTGCAGAGCGGCGGCTCTCGCCGAGGGCCCGGCGAGGCTCTCGAGGGCTCTGAGCTTGCCAGGAGAGCTCGTGGAGGAGGCGATGTTCCGGGGGGGAGAGCGGGGAATCTGCGAGGCCCTCCGCTCTCTCTTCGAGGAGGCCGAGGAGGGGCGGGGCTACCTGGCCGCGAGTCCCGGGGGCTCGCTCGTGTACTTCGCGCCGTTCCGCCCCCGAAGGCTCGAGAGCGCGGGCCTCGAGGTGAGAGTCCTAGATAGCTTCAGCGAGGCCGTCGAGGAGTACTTCTCCTCTCTCGACAGAGCCAGGCTGGTGGAGCTCTCCTCGAGGGAAGCCGAGAGAGAGGCGGCCAGGCTTAGGGCCGCGCTCGAGCGCGAGACGGAGTCGATGAGGAGGTACGAGAGAGAGGCGGAGGAGGCGAAGAGCGAGGCCGAGCTCATTCTGGCGGCGCGCGAGGAGCTAGAGCGCGCGCTCGAGTGCGTGAGGAGGACGCGGGAGTCGAGCGGGTGGAGCGAGGTCGTTGAGTCCTGCCTCGGGGTCAAGAGAGCGGAGCCCTCTAGGGGGCTCGTGTGGGTCGACGTGGGGGGCAAGGTCTTGGAGCTCGCGGTGCACAGAAGCCTACGGGAGCAGATAGAGGAGAGGTTTGAGAGGTATAAGAAGCTCAAGAGAAAGGCGGAGAGCGCTCGAGAGAAGCTCGCCGAGCTTGAGCGCAAGATCCGAGAGGTCGTCGAGCGCGGAGAGGTCGAGAGAGTCGAGGCCCGCGCGGCGGCCAGAGTCAGGCGCTGGTACGAGAGATTCAATTGGAGCTTCACGAGAAGGGGCCTCCTCGTGATAGCCGGGAGGAACGCGCAACAGAACGAGGCCATAGTGCGGAGGCACTTGAGCGAGAGAGACGTATTCCTCCACGCTGACGTGCACGGGGCGGCGGCCACCGTGCTAAAGCTCGGAGCGAGCGAAGAGCCCTCGGACGAGGATCTGCTCGACGCGGCGAGGATCGCTGCGTGCTACTCGAAGGCCTGGAGCGCCGGCTACGCCGCGGTCGACGTCTTCTGGGTTCGCGGCGAGCAAGTCTCTAAGTCGCCTCCCTCGGGGGAGTATCTACCGAGGGGAAGCTTCATGGTATACGGGCAGAGGAACTACGTGCGGGGCGTGCCGCTCGAGCTGGCCGTAGGAGTTGAGGAGCTCGAAGATTGGGGAGCCAGATACATCGTGGGGAGCCCCGATAGCGTCGCGGCGAGAGGGAGGCTCGTCGCTCTACTCGTCCCCGGAGAATCTCCGCCAATCGACGTGGCCGAGAAGATCGCCGAGACTCTGAGGTCTCGCGGAATAGCTCACCCGCCTCCCGAGGAGCTCGCTCTCCTGATCCCGGGCCGCTCAAGGATAAAGAGGCTCTTGATCTGA
- a CDS encoding PUA domain-containing protein has translation MERARPRDVAFLRAALDMQFGGRAREVAEELAERLWVTRYAGGSPRAFYLDGREPYFYVDARLGRLTLSEHSAKLVFERCEGKRIIVDGEIFEKFAKNVVLAPAVKAVSEDVRAGDEVFIVDERGRLLALGKALISAEELRGLKRGEVARIRRRLGT, from the coding sequence TTGGAGAGGGCTAGGCCGCGCGACGTGGCGTTCCTCCGCGCGGCTCTAGACATGCAGTTTGGCGGGAGAGCGCGCGAGGTCGCCGAAGAGCTGGCCGAGAGGCTGTGGGTCACCAGATACGCCGGGGGGAGTCCTAGAGCATTCTACTTGGACGGCAGAGAGCCTTACTTCTACGTCGACGCGAGACTTGGCAGGCTCACGCTCAGCGAGCACTCGGCCAAGCTCGTCTTCGAGCGGTGTGAGGGGAAGAGGATAATCGTTGACGGCGAGATCTTCGAGAAGTTCGCCAAGAACGTGGTGTTGGCCCCGGCCGTCAAGGCGGTCAGCGAGGACGTGAGAGCGGGCGACGAGGTCTTCATAGTTGACGAGAGAGGGAGGCTCCTGGCCTTGGGGAAAGCCCTAATAAGCGCGGAAGAGCTCCGCGGTCTCAAGCGCGGCGAGGTTGCCAGGATCAGGAGGAGGCTCGGGACTTGA
- a CDS encoding GtrA family protein: protein MPRAILSLAAELMARLLVPEVRGVRDPMSGFFGFRRGVLGENGPRPRGFKILLHLLARGRYRGGGIVEVEYEFARRHAGKSKLGVGEIISFAIYILELNEYRALKFALVGLSGVLVNEGVLWLLHAVLGLPLYLSGALSIELSVLNNFTWNSLFTFRRVEASGGVVARLFKYHLAVAAGLAVNYSLLLLFSLLLGLNPLLSNLVGIAAGFLANYALSERYVWRRVAAVEGGVEC, encoded by the coding sequence TTGCCGAGAGCGATTCTGTCCCTGGCGGCCGAGCTGATGGCGCGCCTTCTCGTGCCGGAAGTCAGAGGAGTGAGAGACCCCATGTCGGGCTTCTTCGGATTTAGGAGAGGCGTGCTGGGAGAGAACGGGCCGAGGCCCAGAGGCTTTAAGATATTGCTCCACCTACTGGCGAGAGGTCGCTACCGCGGCGGCGGAATAGTCGAGGTCGAGTACGAGTTCGCGAGGAGACACGCGGGCAAGAGCAAGCTGGGGGTAGGCGAGATAATCTCCTTCGCGATCTACATATTGGAGCTCAACGAGTACAGAGCTCTCAAGTTCGCTCTGGTCGGCCTATCCGGCGTGCTGGTCAACGAGGGCGTTCTCTGGCTCCTGCACGCCGTGCTCGGGCTGCCCCTCTATTTATCGGGGGCGCTGTCGATCGAGCTCAGCGTCCTCAACAACTTCACGTGGAACTCTCTCTTCACGTTCAGAAGAGTTGAAGCGTCGGGTGGCGTTGTCGCGAGGCTCTTCAAGTATCACCTGGCCGTGGCCGCTGGGCTCGCCGTGAATTATTCGCTGCTCTTGCTCTTCTCGCTCCTGCTGGGCCTCAATCCTCTGCTCTCGAATCTCGTTGGCATAGCCGCGGGCTTTCTGGCGAATTATGCGTTGAGCGAGCGGTACGTGTGGCGCCGCGTCGCTGCGGTCGAAGGAGGGGTTGAATGTTGA